The region TCCACGGCGGACAGCACGTACCGGGCGGACTGGTGGGAGGTGTGGCCGACGTACACCTCGTTGAGGCCCAGCAGCACCTGGCCGTCGTCGAGCGCGGCGCGGACCATGGTGCGCTCCTGCACCCGTACGCGACCGGCGGCCACCGCCGGCAGCAGCCGGGCCACCCGGTCGGCGGTGAACCGCACGAGTACGCCGGCATTGCGCCCCGGCTCCGGGTCGACGCCGAGCACCGGTTGCCGGTCGAGGTACTTGGCCACATTGGCGACCAGCCCGTCCTGCCCCACCGCGACCACGATGTCCTCCGGCGAGAACAGGAAGCGGGGCAGGTCGGCACGGTCCACCTGACCGCGCCGCCAGTCGGCCGGGATGGCGGCGCTGACCGAGGTCAGCGCCGCCAGGAGGGCGTCGTGCCGGTCGACGACCTCGTCCAGGGTGCGGCCCCGTTGCCGCAGGTAGTAGCCGGCCGCTGCCCGGGTGCCGTGCCGGGCGAGCAGTTCGTCCAGTT is a window of Micromonospora polyrhachis DNA encoding:
- a CDS encoding NAD(+)/NADH kinase, with translation MSATLAPRVVVVSRRSELDELLARHGTRAAAGYYLRQRGRTLDEVVDRHDALLAALTSVSAAIPADWRRGQVDRADLPRFLFSPEDIVVAVGQDGLVANVAKYLDRQPVLGVDPEPGRNAGVLVRFTADRVARLLPAVAAGRVRVQERTMVRAALDDGQVLLGLNEVYVGHTSHQSARYVLSAVDGGGSACRERHSSSGVVVGTGTGATGWCASIARDRSGTPALPRPEEAALCWFVREAWPSPATGVSLTAGRLGAGDELEITAEGDGLVVFADGLETDRLTMSWGQRVTVSVASRKLSVVIP